CCGCGAGGGTTGCGGAACCATGGTTGTTCTCGCCTTTCTCCGTGCCTAAAGTGCCTCCGTGAGAGATTAAGCTTTTGATCAACAGCGAACAGGCCACGAATAAAGCGAAAATCGGCAAGCTGAATTGACAGGGAGATGGATCTGACCGCCAACCGACACAGGCCGTGGCACCAGACCCGCTCTTGAGGTATTTTCAACCATCGATGCGCCCACGGCCGGCGGCGCTTCGACACCGATCCCAGCCGGCCGCCCCCGACCCAATGACGGAGACCCAGAGAACCCGATGAACACAACGACCTGCTTGCATACCCTCCGCGCCGGGCTGCTGTCGGCCCTGCTCCTGGTCCTGCCCGCCGCCGCCTGGGCGGCACCGGACTTCCTGGTGGACGCCGACTGGCTGGCGGACCGCATCGACGACGACGATGTGGTGGTGCTGGAGGTGCGTTATCACCCCCACCGCTACCTCACCATCGGCCACATTCCCGGCGCGGTGCAGATCCAGCGCTTCAAGGACCTCGGCGCCAACCACGCCACCCCGCCCATGCGCTTTCCCTCCCACGAGGTGTTCCAGCAGCGCCTGCGTTCCTGGGGGGTCAACGACGATTCCACCATCGTCATCTACGACGACTCCCGCACCGCCCTGGCCTCGCGGCTCTACTTCATGCTGGACCTCTACGGCTTCGACATGGACCGCGTGAAGGTGCTGAACGGCGGCACCATCGAATGGACCGTGTTCAACGAGCTCGAGAAGGAGCCGGCCGCGCCGGCACCGGGCAACGTCACCCTGAAGCCGGCCCATCCCGGCCTGCTGGTGGAATGGACGGCCGTCTACGACGACGTTATATCCCGCCGCGACCCGCAGGTGGTGCTGCTAGACGCCCGCCCCGGGGACATGTACACGGGTGAGGTGATCCGCCATTCCATCCAGGGCGGCCACGTCCCCGGCGCCATCAACATCGTGAGCCTCGACGGCACCGATGGCCAGAGCCAGAAATGGAAGGACGACGAGGCCCTGGCGGCCATGTACAGCGCCATTCCCAAGGACAAGACCATTTATATCTACTGCCACGACGGCTTCCGCCAGAGCCTCGCCTACATGCAATTGAAGCATCTCGGCTACGAGGACGTGCGCCTCTACAACGGCGGCTGGTCCCACTGGGGCAACGAGCTGACCCTGCCGGTGGTGGAGGGCCCAGAGCCCTACGACGAGGCCTACGCCCTGTAACCCGCCTCGCCCCGGGGGCGCCAACGCCCCCGGGCCGCGCACCATCAAACCCACCTGAAAGCGTAGGGTGGAACAAGCGTAGCGGTTCCACCAAGAAGGTGATGAGCATCGTCCCATCCCCGTCCGGCAGGTCCGCTGCGCTTGACCTGCCCTACGGGGCTGTGAGTGATTCCGGCCCGGCCTGTGGTATGCGCGGCGGGTTTGAATGTCGGGATGAATCCCGACCTACATCCGTGCCAAAGGAATGGGCGGTGGTGGGGGGTGTTGTGTAGATCGGGCTGTAGGTCGGGCTTCAGCCCGACACCCAACGTTGGCGGGTGGCGCGAGCGCAACATTCATCCACAGATTCTGCAGGCGAGCCTAAAGACATATCCGTTGTATGGATCGACGTCAAAGGCCATGAGGTAGTCCTAATTAATATATGGTTGTTGTTATATATGAAGAATCGTATATTTCGCCCATGACCTTCGACGCCGACAGATTCTTCGCCGCCCTCGCCCATCC
Above is a window of Gammaproteobacteria bacterium DNA encoding:
- a CDS encoding rhodanese-like domain-containing protein is translated as MNTTTCLHTLRAGLLSALLLVLPAAAWAAPDFLVDADWLADRIDDDDVVVLEVRYHPHRYLTIGHIPGAVQIQRFKDLGANHATPPMRFPSHEVFQQRLRSWGVNDDSTIVIYDDSRTALASRLYFMLDLYGFDMDRVKVLNGGTIEWTVFNELEKEPAAPAPGNVTLKPAHPGLLVEWTAVYDDVISRRDPQVVLLDARPGDMYTGEVIRHSIQGGHVPGAINIVSLDGTDGQSQKWKDDEALAAMYSAIPKDKTIYIYCHDGFRQSLAYMQLKHLGYEDVRLYNGGWSHWGNELTLPVVEGPEPYDEAYAL